The sequence CAATGTGCCGAACGGAAGCGAAGGCATACCGGGAAGATCGGGAATAGATGGATCACTCAGCGAACGCGAAGCGATACCGCGACCAAGCCGAAGAATTTCGAGCTAAGAGTGATCTGATGAAAGACCCGGAGACGAGCGCCCAATACAGCCGGATGGCGGCCGCTTATGACATGTTGGCAGAAGGCCAGGACGACTTGGCTCGGAACAAGAGAGCCAAGTAAAGACGTTCAGAGACGGTTGAGCGGACTTTGGCCGCTCTCATTCGGCCTGTTTTCTTCTTTCGACTGGCCTGATTAGGCGTATGCTGCCTGGGTGGACCTTCGGCTCATTCGGGCACACCTCGCTGAGGCTGAGCGCCATCTTGCGCTGAGCGACAAGCATATTGCCCGGCAAATTGAAATCATCGACAGGCTCGAACGTGCGGGCTGCTCGACCGACCTCGCCCTTGACATTCTTGCCACTTACCGGCTGCTCCGGGCTTCGCATGTTGAGCACTGGGATACAATCCGCAGAGAGCTTCGGAATGTGCATCGCCTTCCTTGATCTATATCAAGCGGTGCACGCCCCCACGCCGGACCATCGGGTCATGCCCGAACCTGTCAAACAGACCGGGGGGTGAGGAAGCCAAGCCATCACGGCTTGACGAGGCCCGGCGTATCATCGAGGAGTATGTCGCCGAGCTGCGCGAGATCATCCAGAAGCTCGGCCGCAAGATGAATCAAAGGCCGGCTCACTTAGACGCCTCTTTCAGCCCACGTTGACTTCCGCTGTTGGCCCGTAGCTGACCTTCACGGCGACGACTGCTCAGGGCCGCTTTTGGACCCCTAGCCGATCCCACCGCGTCGCCAGGATCGCACCACCCGGCTGCAGCTAGTTCACAGGTCCTCGGCCGCCGATCGTCTCCATGTCTGGCTCCTCTGGCCTGACGCCTTGGGCGCGGTTGACCACCGTCGTGATCACCCAGAGCACGACACCGATGGCGATCAAGACCCCCGCGACGCGGTACTGAACCATCGCCCGTCCGGTCCATGGCCCGGCCAGGAATGCGCAGGAGATTGCCCCCAATACCGGCAGGATCGTCGGCGTGCGAAAATGGCCGTGCGCGACGCTATCCTTGCGCAGCACCAAAACCGCGATATTGACCACCGTGAACACGCAGAGCAGCAGCAGCGCGGTCGTTCCACCGAGCGCAGGCACTTCGCCGACGAAGGTGATCAGTGCGAACGCCAGCAGCGTGGTGAAGCCGATCGCGATATAGGGCGTGCGGCGACCCGCATGCACCTTGCCAAGCACCGGCGGCAACACATGCTCGCGGCTCATGCCGTAGACGAGTCGGCTCGCCATCAGCATGTTGATCAGCGCGGAGTTGGCGACCGCAAACATGGTGATGAAGCCGAAGATCCAGACCGGAAAGTTCGGCGCGCCGGCCTGCACCACTTTCAACAGCGGCGTCTCTCCTTCGCCGAGCTGCTCCGGCGGAACCAGCGTAATCGCCGAGATTGAGACCAGCACGTAGATTACGCCCGTGATGAATAGGCCGGCGAGCAGCACTTTTGGAAAATCCCGTGTCGGTTCCTTGCATTCCTCGGCCATGTTAACGGAATCTTCGAAGCCGACCATGGCGAAGAAGGCGAGCGTGGTCGCGGCAATCACCGGCCAGACCAGACCGGTATCGCTCGCCTTAAACTGCATGACACGCGAGACGTCACCCTGGCCAAGGCCGATCGCCCACAGACCGATCAAGATGATGATCAGCAGACCGGTTAGCTCGACGCAAGTCAGAACAACGTTCGCTTTTACACTTTCGCCGACGCCGCGAAAATTGACCGCGGCAACAACCGCCATGAAGACGAGACCAGTCATGGTGATGCCGAACCCCGACAAGCCCAAGCCAAGCGCGTTCGACATGTTTGCAGAGAAAGCTCGAGAGGCAGTGGAAGCGGATGTAATCCCCGAGCACATCACCGCAAACGCAACGATGAACGTTAAAAAATGGATGCCGAACGCCTTGTGGGTGTAGAGCGCGGCGCCTGCGGCCTTCGGATACTTGGTGACGAGTTCGAGATAGCTCAGCGCAGTAATCAGCGCCACGACGAAGGCGACGAGGAACGGCAGCCAGACGACGCCTCCCACCTGGTTGGCCACCTGGCCGGTGAGCGCATAGATTCCGGTGCCGAGAATGTCGCCGACGATGAACAGCAGGAGGAGCCACGGACCCATGACCCGGTGCAGGCTCGGCTCGGCATCGGTGGCAGGTGGAGCAGGTTTCGCGGCATTCAAGGAAAGATCGGTCATCGCGCAGCCTCTCAACGATCTCGCCGCAATGCTGGTACCCGCTGTTGCGACTCACGAGTTCGTCTGGCGTCATTGCCACCACACAGCGTATTGGCTTTCACGCCGCGCGGCCAACACTTATTGTGGAGATGATCGATCTACGATGCCCAGGGGCAAGGCGGCCAAAGCGGTTATCTCGCTGGCAGGTGCAGGGTCAGTGGATGGCTGCTCCCTGCGCGCGGAGCTCGCCAACGTCCGGGCCTCACGCCTCCCCATTCGGGAAGGCACGGTGGAAGGAGGTTGTGTCCTGATAACCGAGCAGGAAGGCGATCTCGTCGATCCCAATCTCGCTTTTGGCAGGCAGCTGCTCACACAGCTCCCGTCTGGCGGCAACCGGGAGAGCGCGGAAGCTATGGCCCTCCACGGTGATCCGGCGCTGCAAGGTCCGTTCGCTCATGTAGCCATCGGCCATCGGCTACAGCAAATCGATCTCCAAGGAGCTCGGACCGAAGGGCGTGCGGGTCAACGTCGTCTCCCCCGGCTGGATCATGACCGAGTCCTCCGTCGACCTGTTGAAACGTCTGCAGGCCGCCAACGGCGGCACGATCAAAGAGGCGCGGCAAGTCGTCCTCGACAGTCTGGGCGGGATTTCCATCGGGCGTGCGGCCGAACCTTATGAGGTCGCCGACGTCATCGCCTACCTGGCTTCGGATCGCGCCGCCTCGATCCACGGCGCTGAGTTTGTCATCGACGGCGGCATCGTCCCGCCGTCTGATCAAAGGGACCAGTTCACGCTTGGCCGAGCTGGCCTGGCGTGAACAGAGGCATTGTACGCGGATGGGCTTAGCGCGGGCCGCTTGGGCGCTAGCAATGCGCTAGCCTGCGCTCAGTCGCACGCCGGCGCGCAGGAATTTCTGCGGATCGACGGCTTCGCCCTCGATGCGCGTCTCGTAGTGCAGATGCGGGCCCGTGGAGCGGCCGGTCGAACCGACGAGACCGATCACCTGGCCGATCTTCACGACCTCGCCGACCTTGACGTTGATCTCGGAGAGATGGCCGTAGCGGGTCGAAAGCCCATTGCCGTGATCGACCTCGACCAAGCGGCCGTAGCCGCCGGACCAGCCGGCCGAGACCACCTTGCCGTAGGCCGTGACGCGGACGGGATCGCCGGTGGCGGCGCGGAAGTCGAGCCCGGTATGCATCGCGGGCCGGCCGAGGAAGGGATCGCTGCGCACGCCGAACCCGGACGTGAACTCGACCTCGCCGATGACCGGCTTGCGATAGGGCACCAGCGCCAGCGTGCGATTGAGACGGTCGAGCTCGGCGCGGGTGACGTTGATGCGATTGAGCTGCTTCTCGAAGGGGCCGGCATTGGCCGTCAGCTTGACGGGAACGAAGGGCCCGCCCATCGCGCTGCGCGGAACGGCGGATTCGAGATGGGCGAGGTTGAGGCCGAGATCGCTGACGACGCCGCGCATCCGGCGCATGCGCGAATCCATGCCTTCCTCGACGGCGTTGAGCGCTGCCATCTGGCGCCGCTCGACCTGGTCGAGCGACGTCGTGAGCCGCACCAGGACATTGTCGAAGCCCTGGTTCTTGGCAGATTGGCTGGTCGGGGGCGCTGCGACGGTCGGCGCGCGCGATTCGAGCCGCGCTTCGCGATCCGGCGGCGCCACGAAGATCACGGTGTCGCTGATCGGCGACGGCTTCGGTATGCCCTGCGTCTGGCCAGCGTCGCCGCGCTGCTGTGCCGCGCGCGGGATTGATCCGGTCACGTCAGGCATGGCGCCGAGCGCCGTGGCCCGGGACTCCAGCGCCGTCTGGCGCTTCATGATCTGATCGAGCTTCTGGTCGAACTGTTCCTGGTCGAGCAGCTGCCGGCTGGTGGCGCGGTCGACCCGGGCGCGCAGCTCGGCGATGCGGTCTTCATAGGCGTATTGCATCTCGGCCTGACGGGCCACCAGGCGGGTCAGGACGTCGTCGCGGAAGGCGAAATAGGTGGCCGTCGCGATCGACCACAGCCCGAGCAGCACGACCGTGCCGACCACGATCCAGAACACCACAGGCCCGAAGCGGACCTGCTTGCCGGCATGGACGATGGTGTAGGCGTCGTCGGCTGCGGGAAGGGGAATTGCGACCGGCGCTGGGGCGGCAGCGCGGCGTTGGAAGGCCCGTCCGTGGTCGTGAGGATGATGTTGGGGGTACTGCGAGTATTGGGCAGAACTTTTCGACATCGGCACTCCCGCGCCGGTCGGATCAGTCCGGACGGCCTAATTGCCGCAGCAATCTGGGCCGCTCATGGTTAATTTTCCGGAAACGGGAACGGCCGAATTCGAGGGATTGGTTAAAGGCTTCTTGCCGCTTCCAGCACCTCTTCGGCGTGTCCGTCGACCCGCACATTGCGCCAGATCCTGGCCACCTTGCCATCGCTTCCAACCAGCACCGTAGTGCGAAGAATGCCAAGGAAGCTCTTGCCGTACATGGACTTTTCGCCCCAGGCGCCATAGGCCTCCAGCATCGCATGGGTCTCATCCGAGACGAGGGGAATGCCGAGCTTGTGCTTGTCGCGGAACTTCTCCTGGGCCTTTAACGGATCAGCGGAGATGCCGAGCACTTTGGTGCCGGCGGCAGCGAAGGCGTCTGCCAGGCGGGTGA comes from Bradyrhizobium sp. CCGE-LA001 and encodes:
- a CDS encoding APC family permease — its product is MTDLSLNAAKPAPPATDAEPSLHRVMGPWLLLLFIVGDILGTGIYALTGQVANQVGGVVWLPFLVAFVVALITALSYLELVTKYPKAAGAALYTHKAFGIHFLTFIVAFAVMCSGITSASTASRAFSANMSNALGLGLSGFGITMTGLVFMAVVAAVNFRGVGESVKANVVLTCVELTGLLIIILIGLWAIGLGQGDVSRVMQFKASDTGLVWPVIAATTLAFFAMVGFEDSVNMAEECKEPTRDFPKVLLAGLFITGVIYVLVSISAITLVPPEQLGEGETPLLKVVQAGAPNFPVWIFGFITMFAVANSALINMLMASRLVYGMSREHVLPPVLGKVHAGRRTPYIAIGFTTLLAFALITFVGEVPALGGTTALLLLCVFTVVNIAVLVLRKDSVAHGHFRTPTILPVLGAISCAFLAGPWTGRAMVQYRVAGVLIAIGVVLWVITTVVNRAQGVRPEEPDMETIGGRGPVN
- a CDS encoding helix-turn-helix domain-containing protein; amino-acid sequence: MSERTLQRRITVEGHSFRALPVAARRELCEQLPAKSEIGIDEIAFLLGYQDTTSFHRAFPNGEA
- a CDS encoding SDR family oxidoreductase, coding for MRVNVVSPGWIMTESSVDLLKRLQAANGGTIKEARQVVLDSLGGISIGRAAEPYEVADVIAYLASDRAASIHGAEFVIDGGIVPPSDQRDQFTLGRAGLA
- a CDS encoding M23 family metallopeptidase, which codes for MSKSSAQYSQYPQHHPHDHGRAFQRRAAAPAPVAIPLPAADDAYTIVHAGKQVRFGPVVFWIVVGTVVLLGLWSIATATYFAFRDDVLTRLVARQAEMQYAYEDRIAELRARVDRATSRQLLDQEQFDQKLDQIMKRQTALESRATALGAMPDVTGSIPRAAQQRGDAGQTQGIPKPSPISDTVIFVAPPDREARLESRAPTVAAPPTSQSAKNQGFDNVLVRLTTSLDQVERRQMAALNAVEEGMDSRMRRMRGVVSDLGLNLAHLESAVPRSAMGGPFVPVKLTANAGPFEKQLNRINVTRAELDRLNRTLALVPYRKPVIGEVEFTSGFGVRSDPFLGRPAMHTGLDFRAATGDPVRVTAYGKVVSAGWSGGYGRLVEVDHGNGLSTRYGHLSEINVKVGEVVKIGQVIGLVGSTGRSTGPHLHYETRIEGEAVDPQKFLRAGVRLSAG